One Gemmatimonadota bacterium DNA segment encodes these proteins:
- a CDS encoding ABC transporter permease translates to MDPIGTTGEVGIVWVLGAVLGWSWDTMILEVGRIALAIQLLLYLPRMYRLGRKNETGRWASFCHRAVQRKSLFAAVSAGAVLAAWWLLGPWMDQYPYGTEDIPESLSESLSWDGLEPFFSWAGLIFRVTLATEFTLLWPRAYRYFKKHDSGLWADATRRFSRNKLSLVGLFLVLLLSNTALLAPWIAPLHYTKQNFLVAWQEPSWMYPFGTDGLGRDLFSRVIYGAEISMTVGVLVQAIIFAIGVPLGALAGYAGGRVDSVIMRGVDIMSAFPGLLFIILIMSWLGAGLFNIFIAIGVTGWVGVCRLLRGQILSLKEKEFVRAAKAMGGSHLRIVVTHILPNSLTPLIVALALGIPSAIFAEAGLSFIGIGISPPTPSWGQMVGENANYIRSYWHLATFPAIMIALTMLGFQLMGDGLRDALDPKMNA, encoded by the coding sequence ATGGATCCGATCGGCACAACGGGCGAAGTCGGCATCGTCTGGGTCCTGGGCGCCGTCCTGGGATGGAGCTGGGACACCATGATCCTCGAGGTGGGGCGGATCGCCCTGGCGATCCAGTTGCTGCTCTACCTGCCCCGCATGTACCGCCTGGGCCGGAAGAACGAAACCGGGCGATGGGCGTCCTTCTGTCACCGGGCTGTCCAGCGTAAATCGCTATTCGCCGCCGTGAGCGCGGGTGCCGTGCTCGCGGCGTGGTGGCTGCTCGGCCCATGGATGGACCAGTACCCATACGGCACGGAAGACATCCCCGAGAGCCTGTCGGAATCCCTGAGCTGGGACGGCCTCGAGCCCTTCTTCTCCTGGGCGGGACTGATCTTCCGCGTCACGCTGGCCACGGAGTTCACCCTGCTCTGGCCGCGTGCCTACCGGTACTTCAAGAAACACGACAGCGGGCTCTGGGCGGACGCCACCCGGCGGTTTTCCCGAAACAAGCTGTCCCTGGTGGGACTCTTCCTGGTCCTGCTGCTGAGCAACACGGCGCTGCTCGCGCCCTGGATCGCGCCTCTGCACTATACCAAGCAGAACTTCCTGGTCGCCTGGCAGGAACCGTCCTGGATGTATCCCTTCGGCACGGACGGCCTGGGCCGCGACCTCTTCAGCCGGGTCATCTACGGCGCCGAGATCTCCATGACGGTGGGCGTCCTCGTACAGGCCATCATCTTCGCCATCGGCGTCCCCCTGGGCGCCCTCGCCGGGTACGCGGGGGGCCGCGTGGACAGCGTCATCATGCGGGGGGTCGACATCATGTCGGCCTTTCCGGGCCTGCTCTTCATCATCCTGATCATGTCGTGGCTGGGGGCCGGACTGTTCAACATCTTCATCGCCATCGGGGTAACCGGATGGGTAGGGGTATGCCGTCTCCTCAGGGGGCAGATTCTGTCTTTGAAGGAAAAGGAATTCGTCCGGGCGGCCAAGGCCATGGGCGGCAGCCACCTGCGCATCGTCGTCACCCACATCCTGCCGAACAGCCTGACGCCGCTGATCGTGGCCCTTGCCCTGGGCATCCCGTCGGCCATCTTCGCGGAGGCCGGACTGAGCTTCATCGGCATCGGCATCAGTCCGCCCACGCCGAGCTGGGGGCAGATGGTCGGGGAGAACGCCAACTATATCCGATCCTACTGGCACCTGGCGACCTTTCCCGCCATCATGATCGCCCTCACCATGCTCGGATTCCAGCTGATGGGCGACGGGCTCCGGGACGCTCTCGACCCCAAGATGAACGCGTAA